A single Pedobacter sp. PACM 27299 DNA region contains:
- a CDS encoding LacI family DNA-binding transcriptional regulator → MFEPTTLKDIAKALGLSTSTVSRALRDTHEISAETKKVVLEYAEKINYRPNPIALSLKERRTKSIGVLVSEVANHYFSQAIGGIESIAYDRGYHVIITQTHESYEREKINIQHLASRGVDGLLVSLSAETSDTSHLARLHERGLPMVFFDRVAKDIETHKISANNEQGAYEATIQLLASGRRKIAHLTSSDHLSISIERLAGYTAALNKYGIPVQQEYIKHCPHGGMFQEETEQAIQELMSLEDKPDAIFVAGDRLSIGCLTVLKKFNISVPEQVAVSGFSNSDVLDLFKSPLSSVRQPAYEMGRMATEMLIKLIESKYPVTEFENKVLDTELLIRS, encoded by the coding sequence ATGTTCGAACCAACTACTCTAAAAGATATAGCAAAGGCCCTGGGTCTATCTACTTCCACTGTTTCAAGGGCTTTAAGAGACACCCATGAAATCAGTGCGGAAACAAAAAAAGTAGTTTTGGAATATGCTGAAAAAATCAACTACCGACCGAACCCTATTGCTTTAAGCTTAAAAGAAAGAAGGACCAAATCTATCGGAGTATTGGTGAGTGAAGTAGCCAACCATTATTTCTCCCAGGCCATTGGCGGAATTGAATCTATTGCTTACGATAGAGGTTATCATGTCATCATAACACAAACACATGAATCTTACGAGAGAGAAAAAATAAATATTCAGCATTTGGCTTCCAGAGGTGTAGATGGATTATTGGTCTCCTTATCTGCGGAAACAAGCGATACCAGCCATCTGGCGCGTTTACACGAACGCGGATTACCAATGGTTTTTTTCGACAGGGTGGCTAAAGATATTGAAACACATAAAATCAGTGCCAATAATGAACAAGGTGCTTATGAAGCTACAATCCAGCTGCTGGCATCCGGACGTAGGAAAATTGCCCACCTGACCAGCTCAGACCACCTTTCTATTAGTATCGAAAGATTGGCAGGCTATACTGCCGCTTTAAATAAATATGGAATTCCTGTTCAGCAGGAATATATCAAACATTGTCCGCATGGAGGAATGTTTCAGGAAGAAACTGAACAGGCCATTCAGGAACTCATGTCCCTGGAAGATAAACCAGATGCGATCTTTGTGGCTGGCGACCGGCTAAGTATTGGCTGTTTAACAGTATTGAAGAAATTTAATATTTCAGTACCTGAGCAAGTTGCAGTCTCTGGATTTAGCAATTCCGATGTATTGGATTTATTCAAATCTCCTTTAAGCTCAGTCAGACAACCCGCTTACGAAATGGGACGTATGGCCACAGAAATGCTGATCAAACTAATTGAAAGCAAATATCCGGTGACGGAATTTGAAAATAAGGTATTGGATACCGAATTGCTGATCCGCAGTTAA
- a CDS encoding helix-turn-helix transcriptional regulator, whose amino-acid sequence MKTNRFLMLLKTRGALTAASIAKELGITNEGARLQLLKFTEEGLVSSFNESTGVGRPKQFFKLTPEGNAQFPDTHSELTVKLIAGMRDVLGEAALQKVIDVTEQAGKERYFQELSPLSDLEERIAKLAEIRTREGYMAEYTKDESGYLLVENHCPICAAAKTCQGFCTAELNVFKFVLGESVSIDRMDHIVSGDRRCAYRIAKIQD is encoded by the coding sequence ATGAAGACAAACAGATTTTTAATGCTGCTAAAAACCAGGGGGGCACTCACTGCTGCTTCTATCGCGAAGGAGCTGGGGATCACTAATGAAGGGGCGAGGTTACAATTATTGAAATTTACGGAAGAGGGATTGGTGAGTTCATTTAATGAATCGACAGGAGTAGGGAGGCCTAAACAGTTTTTTAAACTGACGCCTGAGGGTAATGCTCAATTTCCAGACACCCATTCTGAATTAACGGTAAAGCTCATTGCGGGAATGCGGGATGTATTGGGGGAGGCTGCATTGCAAAAAGTTATTGATGTAACTGAACAAGCGGGAAAAGAACGTTATTTCCAGGAATTATCACCGCTTTCGGATTTAGAAGAGCGCATTGCAAAACTGGCAGAGATCAGGACTCGTGAGGGGTACATGGCAGAATATACGAAAGATGAATCCGGGTATTTACTGGTAGAGAACCATTGTCCGATTTGCGCTGCTGCAAAAACTTGTCAGGGGTTCTGTACAGCAGAGCTGAACGTATTTAAATTCGTTCTTGGAGAAAGTGTCAGTATTGATCGCATGGACCACATTGTGAGTGGTGATCGGAGATGTGCGTACCGGATTGCTAAAATACAGGATTAA
- a CDS encoding efflux RND transporter periplasmic adaptor subunit: MNIKETKLLVYPLLLVAIFSACSAPQQSAQQQGLPEYPSLLIEPSKTEVAVEYPAILQGEETVEIRSKVDGYIEKVYVTEGTRVTKGQALFKIDANSFQQEMNSKQAAVLAAEADLETASIQAERTKALVDKKIVNDFELTAAKNVVRVKKASLLQAKASLSAARSNLAFTHIVSPINGVVGSLPHKIGSLVSSSAETPLTSIANTTKIYAFFSLSQQQLTAFLNKYDGKQANDKFKNMPQVSLILADGTEYPAAGKIETLSGVLNASTGAANFKAIFPNPEGKLWSGATAVLRIPTLLNAAIMVPKTATFELQGKYFVFTVDPEATVHHTAIEVLNAGTAKDYIVSKGLKSGDQIVTEGLDNLKDGMKIKVTAKPAKVSAVAAKL, from the coding sequence ATGAACATTAAAGAAACAAAACTGCTCGTTTACCCCCTATTATTAGTCGCAATTTTCAGCGCTTGTTCCGCACCTCAGCAGTCAGCACAGCAACAAGGACTACCTGAATATCCAAGCCTATTGATTGAACCCAGTAAAACTGAAGTCGCAGTAGAATACCCAGCCATCCTGCAGGGCGAAGAAACGGTAGAAATCAGATCGAAAGTAGATGGCTACATCGAAAAAGTATATGTAACTGAGGGTACCCGGGTAACGAAGGGACAAGCCTTATTTAAAATTGATGCCAACAGCTTCCAGCAAGAGATGAACAGCAAACAGGCTGCGGTACTTGCTGCCGAAGCAGATCTAGAAACAGCCAGCATCCAGGCAGAAAGAACAAAAGCGCTGGTAGATAAGAAAATCGTGAATGACTTTGAGCTCACTGCCGCTAAAAATGTAGTACGCGTTAAAAAAGCGTCACTATTGCAGGCAAAAGCCAGTCTATCTGCCGCCAGGTCTAACCTGGCCTTCACGCATATCGTAAGTCCAATAAATGGTGTAGTCGGCAGCCTGCCCCATAAAATAGGAAGTTTAGTAAGCAGCAGCGCTGAAACCCCACTAACCAGTATCGCCAATACCACTAAGATCTACGCCTTTTTCTCCTTAAGTCAGCAGCAACTCACTGCTTTCTTAAACAAATATGATGGCAAGCAGGCAAATGATAAGTTTAAAAACATGCCCCAGGTTTCTTTAATCCTCGCAGATGGAACGGAATATCCAGCGGCAGGAAAAATCGAAACGCTAAGCGGCGTATTGAACGCCAGTACCGGTGCCGCAAATTTTAAAGCAATCTTCCCAAACCCGGAAGGAAAGCTATGGAGCGGCGCTACCGCAGTATTGCGCATTCCAACACTGCTTAATGCAGCCATTATGGTACCAAAAACTGCTACGTTCGAATTACAGGGCAAATATTTTGTCTTTACCGTAGACCCTGAAGCTACCGTTCACCATACCGCAATTGAAGTACTGAATGCCGGAACAGCAAAAGATTATATCGTAAGCAAGGGCTTAAAATCCGGCGATCAAATCGTTACTGAAGGGCTGGACAATTTAAAAGATGGTATGAAAATCAAAGTGACAGCAAAACCTGCAAAAGTGTCTGCTGTGGCTGCAAAATTATAA